GGATGAAGTTTTTAAAAAATATGATATGAGGGGGATTGTAGGCAAGCAATTTGAAATAGAAGATGCTAAAATTTTGGGAAGGGCAGCTGCTAATTATTTACTTGAAAATTATTTAATTGTTCAGAAAAAGGGCGTTGTTGTTGGACATGATGTAAGAGTTAGTTCGCCGCAGATTGCGCAGAATTTGATTGAAGGGCTTTTGGATTTTGGAATTATTATTCGGCCGTTGAGCGATCAGGGGCTTGAGTCTTATGTGCGCGTCTCCATCGGCACGCCTTTTGAGAACCGAACGTTCGTTCAGGCGCTTAAAAAGGTTCTCAATAATAAATGTTAAAATAGTAAAAATTCACAAAAAGGAGAAAAAATGGCGGAAAAAACCTATACCACCACTGAGATCGGGCGAATTTGCGACGTTTATCCGGCGACGGTGATCAATTGGATCGAGTCCGGAGATTTGAAGGCTTATATCACGCCGGGCGGCCACCGCAGGGTTCTGCGGCGCAATCTGATCGATTTTTTGAAGAAATACAATATCCCTGTTCCGTCGGAACTTAATTCGGACCGCAAGACCATTATGGTCGTGGATGATGACCCGGAAATGATACAGCTGATCGAGCGGACATTCAAGAAATATGAAGATTATTTTGCTCTGACGTGCGTGCCCAACGGCGTGGAGGCCCTGCTTAATATCGGGCGCGAAAAGCCTGATTTGATGATTCTCGACATCGTGATGCCAGGCATGGACGGCTTTGAGCTGTGCACGAAACTGCGCTCGGTCGACGACATGCACTCGATCAAAATTCTGGCGATGACCGGCAAGAAAATAACGCTTGATAAAAGCCTGGGCCATTACGGCATCCATAAGCTTTTTTACAAGCCTTTTCCTTTGCTTGATTTGGTCCGGGCCGCAGGAAAATTTTTGCGCATAGAGCTGCCCATCCCCAAGAAAACGGAACGGGCGGCCGCCGAAGTCGGTTCGGATTAAACAAAACTAATTTTTTAGAAAAGGAGGCGGCGTGCCTGGCCTGATGCCGGCACAGCGGACCATCTCCATTCAACAACGGCTCCTCTTGGGCATCTTGCCTTGCGGCGCCGGGGCTATTTTGATCGTTCTTGGGCTCAATTACTACCAGCTCAAGCATTTCACCATCAGCACCCTTGAAAACGGCGCGTCCGCTTTGGTCAACCGTTTGGCCGAGGATATCGAGCATGAGCTTGAGCAGCGGCCGAGTGATTTGTTGACCTTGGCCCAAAACCCGCTTTTTCTTGATTATCACAACAATGTGGATTACGGCCTTCTGCAGGAGGCGGCCGTTTACCGGGCGGGTCTTGAGAAATTTTTAGGGGCTTTTGCCTCGCGAGTCGGCGTTTATCCCTTGATCATCTATAGCGATGCGCGGGGACGGGAGATATGTCGAATCGTGGGCGGTCAATCGCAGCCGGCCGGCAAAAAGCCCATGGACACGCCCTATTTGGCCAAGGCCCTTGAAACGCCGGAGGGGCATTATGCCTCCATCAATCAGTCCGGTCCCAACGGAGAAACGTTGATTTATTACGCCGCGCCCATTCGAAATCCCATCGGAGAGCCTCTCGGCGTGCTGGCTTTGGGTTACGGCCTTGACAATATCGAAAAGAAACTGAGATTGACCGGTTTCGGCGCTCAGGGGTCGGCTTATCTTGAGCACGCGCAGGGAGAAATCATCGCCGGCAGTAAGGTGGAGGTCGGCAACGGCGTTTACCGGTCGGCCGCGCTCAAGAGTCAGCCTTGGCGCATTCACCTGGTTATGGAGCCTGATTATTTTTTGGCTCCTTTAAGACGCATCCGCGATCTGTCGCTGGCGGTTGGTTTGGCCGCGGCTTTTTTAAGCATCGGTTTGATTATTCTGGTGGTGCGCTCCATGACGCGCCCGATTCGCCGTCTTGTCGAGGCCACCGGCGAGTTGGCCCGGGGTAATCTTGATTTCCGTGTGCAAGTCGAAGAGCCGGCTGAAATGGGGATTCTCTCCGGCGCGTTCAACGACATGGCGGCCAAACTCAAGGAGCGCGAGTTTGAGCAGAAGAAGCTTCAGAATCATTTGATCCGTTCCGAAAAACTATCGACCGTGGGCCGGCTCATTGCCGGCATCGCCCATGAGCTGAACAATCCCTTAAACGGCGTCACCGGTTACGCCGAGCTGATTCAATCCGACGGCTGCCCGCCGGAACTTCATCGGGATTTAAAGCAAATCCAGAATCATGCCCAACGCTGTCGGCGCATTGTGGAGAATCTGCTGCTTTTTGTGCGCCATGGCTCCCCGGAGAAAAAACCCGTGGATATCGACCGGGTGATCCGTTCCGTTTTAACGCTGCTGGAATACCGCATGTCCAAGGCCGACAGCATCCGCATCGATTACCGTCCGGCCGCCGTCCCTGCGGTTTGGGGGAATTTCCAGCAGTTGGAACAGGTTTTTTTAAATCTTATCCAGAATGCCTGCGACGCGCTTTCCGTCAAGGAGCGCCATGACCGCCGCGTGGCCATCGGTTTATCTCAGGATGACGGTTATGTCTGCGTCGAGATTAAAGACAACGGGCCGGGCATTCCCGCCGAATTTAAGGACAAAATTTTCGATCCGTTTTTTACCACCAAGGAAGCCGGGCGCGGCACGG
This region of Elusimicrobiota bacterium genomic DNA includes:
- a CDS encoding response regulator — translated: MAEKTYTTTEIGRICDVYPATVINWIESGDLKAYITPGGHRRVLRRNLIDFLKKYNIPVPSELNSDRKTIMVVDDDPEMIQLIERTFKKYEDYFALTCVPNGVEALLNIGREKPDLMILDIVMPGMDGFELCTKLRSVDDMHSIKILAMTGKKITLDKSLGHYGIHKLFYKPFPLLDLVRAAGKFLRIELPIPKKTERAAAEVGSD
- a CDS encoding response regulator — encoded protein: MPAQRTISIQQRLLLGILPCGAGAILIVLGLNYYQLKHFTISTLENGASALVNRLAEDIEHELEQRPSDLLTLAQNPLFLDYHNNVDYGLLQEAAVYRAGLEKFLGAFASRVGVYPLIIYSDARGREICRIVGGQSQPAGKKPMDTPYLAKALETPEGHYASINQSGPNGETLIYYAAPIRNPIGEPLGVLALGYGLDNIEKKLRLTGFGAQGSAYLEHAQGEIIAGSKVEVGNGVYRSAALKSQPWRIHLVMEPDYFLAPLRRIRDLSLAVGLAAAFLSIGLIILVVRSMTRPIRRLVEATGELARGNLDFRVQVEEPAEMGILSGAFNDMAAKLKEREFEQKKLQNHLIRSEKLSTVGRLIAGIAHELNNPLNGVTGYAELIQSDGCPPELHRDLKQIQNHAQRCRRIVENLLLFVRHGSPEKKPVDIDRVIRSVLTLLEYRMSKADSIRIDYRPAAVPAVWGNFQQLEQVFLNLIQNACDALSVKERHDRRVAIGLSQDDGYVCVEIKDNGPGIPAEFKDKIFDPFFTTKEAGRGTGLGLAITSQIVADHAGTISAESVPAEGAVFAVRLPAPPAGGERLETMGLGRETRAVEGKKILVVDDERNLAQMTARLLKKMGHVGEAVYGGAPALKKIKRKKYDFLLVDLEMPGMNGRDFYRALKADHPAFCERLIFMTGDVLSAGSFEFFETNKLPYITKPFGSRELAEMIERRLKLGLRDP